AATTGAAGTCGACGGGTGATAAGTTGAAAGATGAGAAACTAGTCCTCGAGCAAGAACTGGAAGCTGTGAAAGGAGAAATTTCCAATCTGGAGCAGCTATTGGAATCCACAAGGCAGGAAATGAGCAGTTTAAGTCACACTCATAGAGCTATTGAGGAAGAAAAAGATTCTCTAGCcttgaaaattttggagatTTCAAATGAGTTTAAGCAGGCGGAGAATGCAATGCAAGAACTCATGGCTGAGTCAAGTCAGCTAAAGGTGAAACTGGGTGACAAAGAAAGTGAACTTTCAAATCTCATGAAGAAGCATGAGGGTCATGAGAATGAAGCATCAGCTCGAATAAAGGGTTTAGAGGCTCAGGTAACAGGCTTGGAACTGGAGCTGAGTTCCCTAAGCACCCAGAGAGGAGAAATGGAAAAGCTGATTGAGAGTACAGCAACTGAAGCCAAACAGCTGGCGGAGGAAAATTTAGGACTGAAAGCCCAGATTTCACAGCTTGAAACGATatcaaaagagagagaagaagaactTGCTGGTCTCTTGAAGAAATTTAAGGATGATGAGAATGAGTCATTGTCTAAAATAGCTGATTTGACAGCACAGATCAACAATCTGCAGCTGGAGGTGGATTCTCTACAAGCTCAAAAAGACGAATTGGAAAAACAAGTGGTCCAGAACAGTGAAGAAGCATCAGTTCAAGTCAAAGGCTTAACAGAACAGGTCACTGAACTGAAACTGGAATTGGAATCTTTACACAGCttgaaaatggaaatggaaCTCATGCTTGAGAAGAAAACTGAGGAGAATTCAGAATATCTTATTCAGATGGGAAATCTGAAAGAGGAGTTGGTGAGCAAGGCTGCCGACCAACAGAGAATACtggaagagaaagagagtttAACAGGGAAGGTGAAGGACCTGGAATTGGAGATGGACTCCATCCGGAACCACAGAAGCACACTGGAGGAGCAGCTAAGCAGTAAACACCATGAGTACAATCAGTTGAGAGAGGAAAAGGAGGGCTTGCATGTAAGGAGTTTCGACTTGGAGAAAACAATAACAGAGAGAGGGGACGAGCTCTCTGCTCTGCAGAAGAAGTTTGAGGATACAGAGAATGAAGCATCAGCTCGAATCGTGGCATTAACAGCAGAGGTTAACAGTCTGCAAGTGGAGATGGATTCTTTGCATGCTCAGAAAGGTGAATTGGAAGAACAGCTGAGACGCAATGGCGATGAAGCATCAGATCAGATCAAGGACTTGATGGGCCAGCTCAATGAAACAAAACAGGAATTGGAATCTCTACACAGCCAAAAAACCGAAATGGAATTGCTACTCAAGAAAAGAACTCTAGAAAATTCAGAGTTCCTGATTCAGATCGGAAATCTGAAAGAGGAGCTAGCGAACAAGGCTGTGGATCAGCAGAGAACAATGGAAGAGAAGGAGTGTTTGGTATCGAAGGTGAAGGACCTGGAATTGGAGATGGACTCCATAAGGAACCACAAAAGCGAACTGGATGAGCAGCTACGCAGTAAACACCATGAGTACAATCAGTTGAGAGAGGAAAAGGAGGGCTTGCATGTTAGGAGTTTTGACTTGGAGAAAACAATAACAGAGAGAGGGGACGAGCTCTCTGCTCTGCAGAAGAAGTTTGAGGATACAGAGAATGAAGCATCAGCTCGAATCGTGGCATTAACAGCAGAGGTTAACAGTCTGCGAGTGGAGATGGATTCTTTGCAAGCTCAGAAAGGTGAATTGGAAGAACAGCTGAGACGCAGGGGCGATGAAGCATCAGATCAGATCAAGGACTTGATGGGCCAGGTCAGTGAAACGAAACAGGAATTGGAATCTCTACACAGCCAGAAAACAGAAAAGGAATTGCTACTCGAGAAAAGAACTCAAGAAAATTCAGGGTTCCTGATTCAGATAGGAAATCTGAAAGAGGAGCTAGCGAACAAGGCTGTGGATCAGCAGAGAATGCTGGAAGAGAAGGAGAGTTTGGTAGCAAAGGTGAAGGACCTGGAATTGGAGATGGACTCCATCCGGAACCACAAAAGAGAACTCGAGGAGCAGCTAAGCAGTAAACATGATGAGTACAATCAGTTGAGAGAGGAAAAGGAGGGCTTGCATGTTAGGAGTTTTGACTTGGAGAAAATAATAACAGAGAGAGGGGACGGGCTTTCTGCTCTGCAGAAGAAGTTTGAGGATGCAGAGAATGAAGCATCAGCTCAAATCGTGGCATTAACAGCAGAGGTTAACAGTCTGCGAGTGGAGATGGATTCTTTGCATGCTCAGAAAGGTGAATTGGAAGGACAGCTGAAATGCAAGGGCGATGAAGCATCAGATAAGATCAAGGACTTGATGGACCAGGTCACTGAAATGAAACAGGAATTGGAATCTCTACACAGCCAGAAAACAGAAATGGAATTGCTACTCGAGAAAAGAACTCAAGAAAATTCAGAGTTCCTGATTCAGATAGGAAATCTGAAAGAGGAGCTATCAAAGAAGACTCTGGATCAGCAGAGAATGCTGGAAGAGAAGGAGAGTTTGGTAGCAAAGGTGAAGGACCTGGAATTGGAGATGGACTCCATCCAGAACCACAAAAGCGAACTCGAGGAGCAGCTAAGCAGTAAACACCATGAGTACAATAAGTTGAGTGAGGAAAAGGAGGGTCTGCATGTTAGGAGTTTTGACTTAGAGAAAACATTAACAGACAGAGGGAATGAGTTATCTGCTCTCCAGAAGAAACTTGAGGATGGGGCGAGTGAAGCAACTGCTCAAATTCTGGCCTTAACAACACAAGTCAACAATCTGCAACAAGACATGGAAACCTTGATTGCACAGAAAAGTGAATTGGAGGATCAAATAGTGAGCAAAAGCAATGAAGCTTCAGCTGAAATCAAGGGCTTAATGGACCGGATCACTGAGATGCAACAGGAATTGGATTCTCTAAGCAGCCAGAAAACCGAAATGGAATCACAGCTCGAGGGAAAAGTTCAAGAAAATTCAGAATACTTTAGTCAAATAGGAAGTCTGAAAGACGAGCTAGTGAGCAAGGCTGCGGATCAGCAGAGAATGCTGGAAGAGATAGAGAGTTTAACAGCACGGTTAAAGCACCTGGAAATGGAGATAGAGTTGATTCGGAAACACGAATGCGAACTTGAAGAGCATATAAGAGCCAAAGACCTGGAGTTCAATCAGTTGAGAGAGGAAAAGGAGGGCTTGCACGTTAGGAGTTTTGACTTGGAGAAAACAATTACAGACAGAGGGGATGAGCTGTCTGCTCTACAACAGGAGCTGCATTCCTTGCAGAATGAGAAAAGCCAATTGGAGTTAGAGATCCAAAGACATAAAGAAGAATCTTCGGAAAGCCTGACGGAATTGGAGAATCAGAGGATGGAGTTAACCAGCAAGGTTGAAGAACATCAGAGAATGCTAAGAGAACAGGAAGATGCATTCAACAAGTTAATGGAGGAGTACAAACAATCTGAAGGTTTGTTTCACGAGTTCAAGAATAACCTGCAAGTCACAgaaaggaggttggaagaaatGGAGGAAGAGTCCCGCATTCACCTTGAATCCAAAGCCCACATAATTGCTGATTTTGAAACCATGGTTGAAGACCTGAAAAGAGACCTAGAAGTCAAAGGAGATGAACTCagtactttggtggaggaggtCCGCAATATCGAAGTTAAGCTCCGCTTATCAAACCAGAAGCTCCGTGTCACAGAACAATTACTATCCGAGAAAGAAGAGAGCTACAGGAGAGCAGAAGAGAGGTTCCAGCAAGAAAACAGGGCACTTGAAGGAAAAGTTGCAGTATTATCAGAAGTAATTACTTCCAACAATGAATCCCATGTCAGGATGATCACAGATATCTCAGAGACAGTAAACAATACCTTAGCTGGACTTGAATCCACAGTTGGGAAATTTGAGGAAGACTCCATAAACTTCAAGAACCGCATCTCTGAAATAGCAGGCGAAGTTCAGGTTGCAAGGAACTGGGTGAAGATGGCCAAAAGTGAGAAAGAACAACTGAAGAGTGAGGCAAGTAACCTAGtggaacaactaaaatataaaaaacggAAGGAAGAAGGTGAGAAGGAGAGCCTGATAAAAGCTGTGAGCCAACTTGAGAAGAAGGTGGGAGAATTGGAGAAGATGATGAATTTGAAGGACGAAGGTATCTTGGATCTGGGGGAGCAGAAGAGGGAAGCCATAAGGCAGCTATGCATCTGGATCGATTATCACCGTGAACGCTGTGATTACCTAAGGGAAATGCTAGCAAAGATGAATATCAGAAGCCAGAGAACTTAGaagatttttcctttcttttcctaataattttttattggaatatgtccattttgatttttgtgtgaaggtttattttgtattacttcaattttttcaatAGGGCGATTAAGTGTGCGGAAACGAATAATAGTAGCTGCTGATTGAACACAGAAGTTTTCAGCTTCCCCATCTATCGATTTAGATTGCCATTAAACCACAGATATTGTTTAACCTATATGATAGAACAACGACAGACGAGATAAAAGCCATGAGGATAGAGAACATGGTAGGGAGAATCTGAAATTCTATTTCATAAACTAGTAACAACAAATAAAGGTAAaggataatttaaaatttctagaaAGCTCTGGTGCATTATTACCTGACAAATCCTTATTGGCACAGCATATGAATGTAGAAGCTAAAAACTAAGGCAGGTTCAAATTGAGAGGAGGATGAGGGGAAATAATGATTACAAAAGGGTTTTGTTAAGTTTCTGGTATCAGAACAACTCTTTTTTCTCGAAATGTACCTTCTCTTCGGAGTGAAAGGGCTCACTTTGAATGGTAAGAGCAGGTACAGTGTCCATTATTCCTTCCTCTTGCTCCTGGAATTAGAACCAATGTCCAATAAATAATCTGGAGTTTCCCTTGGCTTCAGTCAGAAATCCTCATCTCAACTCCAAGAATGTCCTTCACCATCTCGTATGTCACAAATGCAATTGCTATGGATGGGACCACCTAAACAAAACGCAGATGGcattaataacatttttttatagcaGATGATTTCTCATCTAATCCTAATACAACTCAGTATAATaatgaacttcaaattttaattgaaaGGGGTGATGTAAAAAAAGTATAAACCAATGAATACCTATCCAATTCACAAATTAATATTCCAACTATTCCAAGAAAAACAGTTGGCAATGGATAATATTGATTAAAGCATTCATTTGTGAACACAGGGTATAGCATATTTCACTGACCTTTACTGAATTGGGGACCAAACCCTTGTACAAGGCCCCAAATCCCTCATGCCGAACTGTTTTCCTGAACGCATCAACCATCCCCGTGTATTCAAGGGGTGCCTTGCCCCTACCATCACCAGTGACGACTGAAGCAGCATCTTTCCAGCCCACCATCTGCATTCTGCGGCGGATGACATCAAGAGGGTAAGCAACTGTCTGGCCAACGGTTCCAGCAGCAGCCCCACATGCGAGCCTTGTCGTCACACCCAACTCGGAGTCCTCAACTAACCCAAATGGTTTTGCTTTCATCAACCAATCTTTTAAGGATTCGTACACAGCAAAGTTGAGACCCACGTATGGTATCTACAAACaccataaaatagtttttaggtCTCCACAAACAGAGGTGAGG
This DNA window, taken from Vitis vinifera cultivar Pinot Noir 40024 chromosome 2, ASM3070453v1, encodes the following:
- the LOC100255355 gene encoding COP1-interactive protein 1, which translates into the protein MTKHHRRDSIKSLLWSHIDPDKDEQLQGTKIEVEHKVTKILKIIKNVDQDGGGGSREGDSGLELVELVEDLHGQYQTLYALYDNLKKELRKKVHGRKEKDSSSSSSSSDSESFYSSKEVDSNNGNLENELQKQTGHIKQEPEAGNSEGTTMEENKALSSEAKAGDTEGEVSTLTESNRAQAYEASARIEELESQVSSLQLELESVLAQERSLEERVERTAAEAKEQFEEILGLRARISELEMTSKEKGDDEIEGGENDAYAQIMALTAEINTLQVELNSLQTSKTQLENQNNELQTMIAEQQRTLQEQDDTINEMNQQCKQVKGLRRQTEMNLQATERKVEEIAGQFRKNMEDSLRLLAQRIRVAERLHYENRDFYRTTREALKQEQKELEENIAAHKAEFRKLKRIITITNDTLSGFDLVAERLSESSGIFLSRISKISEELSSARKWIKGTNNELKELKGEKLNLIKAVTQLEKRVGELEKMVKEKDERVLGLGEEKREAIRQLCIWIDYHRTDLHSLKILAKMSSRRPKTTWMRKHQWRESIKSFFGNHIDPVKDEQLKGNKTEIDDKVKTLLELIKEEGLDEKDGNGDGNLKRQPLIELIEDFHRNYQSLYDRYDNLTEILRKKIHGKPEKDTSSTTSSDSDSDHSTKERSDKNGKAFSKNPETEEIIMHWKSEVERLDGEKTELLVENGNLKQKLDNASNVEAELNQRLEDLNRERENLIMEKETAIKRIEVGEEIAEELKSTGDKLKDEKLVLEQELEAVKGEISNLEQLLESTRQEMSSLSHTHRAIEEEKDSLALKILEISNEFKQAENAMQELMAESSQLKVKLGDKESELSNLMKKHEGHENEASARIKGLEAQVTGLELELSSLSTQRGEMEKLIESTATEAKQLAEENLGLKAQISQLETISKEREEELAGLLKKFKDDENESLSKIADLTAQINNLQLEVDSLQAQKDELEKQVVQNSEEASVQVKGLTEQVTELKLELESLHSLKMEMELMLEKKTEENSEYLIQMGNLKEELVSKAADQQRILEEKESLTGKVKDLELEMDSIRNHRSTLEEQLSSKHHEYNQLREEKEGLHVRSFDLEKTITERGDELSALQKKFEDTENEASARIVALTAEVNSLQVEMDSLHAQKGELEEQLRRNGDEASDQIKDLMGQLNETKQELESLHSQKTEMELLLKKRTLENSEFLIQIGNLKEELANKAVDQQRTMEEKECLVSKVKDLELEMDSIRNHKSELDEQLRSKHHEYNQLREEKEGLHVRSFDLEKTITERGDELSALQKKFEDTENEASARIVALTAEVNSLRVEMDSLQAQKGELEEQLRRRGDEASDQIKDLMGQVSETKQELESLHSQKTEKELLLEKRTQENSGFLIQIGNLKEELANKAVDQQRMLEEKESLVAKVKDLELEMDSIRNHKRELEEQLSSKHDEYNQLREEKEGLHVRSFDLEKIITERGDGLSALQKKFEDAENEASAQIVALTAEVNSLRVEMDSLHAQKGELEGQLKCKGDEASDKIKDLMDQVTEMKQELESLHSQKTEMELLLEKRTQENSEFLIQIGNLKEELSKKTLDQQRMLEEKESLVAKVKDLELEMDSIQNHKSELEEQLSSKHHEYNKLSEEKEGLHVRSFDLEKTLTDRGNELSALQKKLEDGASEATAQILALTTQVNNLQQDMETLIAQKSELEDQIVSKSNEASAEIKGLMDRITEMQQELDSLSSQKTEMESQLEGKVQENSEYFSQIGSLKDELVSKAADQQRMLEEIESLTARLKHLEMEIELIRKHECELEEHIRAKDLEFNQLREEKEGLHVRSFDLEKTITDRGDELSALQQELHSLQNEKSQLELEIQRHKEESSESLTELENQRMELTSKVEEHQRMLREQEDAFNKLMEEYKQSEGLFHEFKNNLQVTERRLEEMEEESRIHLESKAHIIADFETMVEDLKRDLEVKGDELSTLVEEVRNIEVKLRLSNQKLRVTEQLLSEKEESYRRAEERFQQENRALEGKVAVLSEVITSNNESHVRMITDISETVNNTLAGLESTVGKFEEDSINFKNRISEIAGEVQVARNWVKMAKSEKEQLKSEASNLVEQLKYKKRKEEGEKESLIKAVSQLEKKVGELEKMMNLKDEGILDLGEQKREAIRQLCIWIDYHRERCDYLREMLAKMNIRSQRT